DNA from Daucus carota subsp. sativus chromosome 1, DH1 v3.0, whole genome shotgun sequence:
TCATATATGGTAGACCTATATGAACAGTATATTTGGTTAAACTTTAACATCATCGCATTGACCTGCTGTTCTTAAAACTTCTACTCAAGAAATTAATGTAAATCACAATTGAGTGGGACCATAAAATAactaataaaacaataatagcAAGAAGAGTACAAGTCTTCTTTGCCTCAACAAGATGGCAAAGGGCAAGACAGAATcaaagaacaaaaaaataagGAAGATACCTGTGAAACAACCACATGCCTGATGTTGTTCTCCTCGTCCCCGCTACCAAAGCCATGCGAGTGGGAGTGGGAGTGGGAGTGCGAAAGCGAATCAGGGCGATCTTGTGAATGACCCTCACAAGCCCCTTGTCCATGCGAATGATTGTGGCTATGATGAGCAGCATGAGCATGCATGCCCACGATGTGCATCCCTCCTCCCGCCTCTTCACCGAAAAGTTTACCACTGCTCTCATTGACCTCAGCGGAAACAATTTCTGGTCCAGTTGCTATATTAACATAATCCACATGGACAGGTTGACTCTGTTTCTCTTGCTTCCGTTCATAATACTGAGTTGCAACAAAGTCCACAAGCAATGTAACAAGTGCGGCAATCATGGCAAAAAATCCTGAGAATGGGAACTTGGACCAAGGGTACTTAGGTAAACACGGATCAGTAAGGGTTGATGTGGCATCCGGTAACATGTGTACAAATCCAGTGGCTAGTATGACACCTGCTGCAAAAGCCTTGGCAACGACAAAAAGATTCGAGTCTGTACGCAAAAATCGTCTTTTCTTGCCTACCAATGGGGTGGCTACACCACAAACTCCAAAGATAAGAATGGCAGCTATAGCCAACATTTTGAGGATGAAAGCTGCTTTCTCATCACGACAAGTTTCCAATTCATCATCCTCTCCGCCACAAGTAGCCGTGGACATAGATTCAGAAACTTTTTGCACAAATGAGGCTTTTGGAGACGCCACAATAAAATTCCAAAATCAGAGCCAATAACAATCAAAATCACCAGAGCATAAAAAATGCTGTAAATAGAAAGCACATTTGTATGAATTATGTACAAATTGAGAAATTTCAGGCAATTAGTTCATTAGTGATTATATAGGAAACCCGCCATCTAGAGAGTCTCCATACATTGTGTCCTCCCAGTCCCAGACCTGCACTAATTATGTATGGTTCGGTTTGTTTCCTTTTTTTGTTAAgtaatggggccgtttgggcaagcttaaaaaaagtgattccgtgcttaaagtaaagaagtggatcagaagtgagaagtaaataagttaataaagtgtttggaaaagaagcagaagctctgagagagaagttagcattctcagcttcttaaaagtgcttctacttctttacacaaacgggtcaagagaagcagaagccagcTTCTGCTTCCTCAATACAAACAGCCCCAATAACTATATTAACCCAGCAAGAAGATACATCAAGGACTAGGGCATACCACAGCTTCAGCAAATGATCAGGACAGGATCCATTTAGCCATAATTTAAGCAGTAAACAACTAGCCTAGGGAGAAACAACCAATACAACATGCTAATTAACCTGAACTCAGCAGCAACCACTTTGTCGAATTTTCCCATTCTTGTTTAGTTTTgtttaaatctgataatataTGCAATAACACAAACATCTCTGAGTCAGAGATCAAATTTTCCTGCTTCAAAATCTtataacatactccctccgtccctcccatttcttatcgaatgggttgggcacagaggttaagaaatatgtataaattagttgaaaagagcaagaaaagtgagtaaaatggtgggacccattgatttttaatgtataaaaagaagatagtggagtaaaagtagtgtgaaaaggaaataaaaatgGAGAAGTGGtaggacccattgactatttttggtaagttttgaaatgtaaaaaattggatggtacgtcccaaaaaggaaagtgtaaagaaatgggagggacggaaggagtagctGATAGGACTATCAAGTACTAATGAAGTATAATGGTATGACCttaaaaagtactccctccgtcccgttggattgttaacatcactttttggcacgctttttaagacctctataaaatatagttgcatgaggtttttttttataaaaaaaattctgaataaaagtttgatgtttaaacttttattcagaaaaaaaataaattaaaaaaacattatagaactatactttaaagagcctcaaa
Protein-coding regions in this window:
- the LOC108205507 gene encoding zinc transporter 4, chloroplastic — protein: MSSIQELAGGLWLGEFSGLITGKARAFSASFVQKVSESMSTATCGGEDDELETCRDEKAAFILKMLAIAAILIFGVCGVATPLVGKKRRFLRTDSNLFVVAKAFAAGVILATGFVHMLPDATSTLTDPCLPKYPWSKFPFSGFFAMIAALVTLLVDFVATQYYERKQEKQSQPVHVDYVNIATGPEIVSAEVNESSGKLFGEEAGGGMHIVGMHAHAAHHSHNHSHGQGACEGHSQDRPDSLSHSHSHSHSHGFGSGDEENNIRHVVVSQVLELGIVSHSIIIGLSLGVSQSPCTIKPLIGALSFHQFFEGFALGGCISQAQFSTFHSTMMACFFAITTPVGIAAGTGLASFYNPNSPRAMVVEGIFDSVSAGILVYMSLVDLIAADFLSKRMSCNVRLQVASYVALFLGAGLMSSLALWA